In Desulfonatronospira thiodismutans ASO3-1, a single window of DNA contains:
- a CDS encoding McrB family protein, with the protein MIKPPQKMIDSFLEWYKKDVHAENEDYYHETITLDYLSGLSRSDFIDFFYNFAHEGGRVQSGGYRTSKQFRETINSQYEQFLPFILSPFEAKFDELQWLNRIEDFKYFGNGLATIYLNRVDKKRFPILNNKTAKALQLFDIKLSSKTIERYQDTKAAQQKLIDWFPELENFFRVDSLCHFLAGEKEGKKIADELLSNLRNTPNDDENSKHPVQKKDFGTLPSLNTILYGPPGTGKTWKLRKEYMDQFTDTSATLSQEEYAARLVSDLAWWKVIAMVMMDLKESRVSEIMGHPLMQARIKRSSSANPRAAIWAHIQMHTKQECQNVKYTKRYEPLLFWKGDNSVWSIDLELAEETVPDLKEKLEEFNSFEPGKPTKVERYDFTTFHQSFSYEDFVEGIKPVMPAEDATEEIPDSLTYEVRPGIFKKMVQWAQADPEHNYALFIDEINRGNVASIFGELIALIEEDKRQGAEHELTATLPYSQTKFVVPKNLYIIGAMNTADRSVEALDTALRRRFTFIAVQPEPETLPAAGEVEGLNVDLRKMLYTINARIQKLLDKDHCIGHSYFLGVRNFQDLQGVFATKILPLLEEYFYGDPARIGMVLGEKFVSRNYESINWASGDWGQEEFDERHIFVIKDPRSLSQEDFQSIYE; encoded by the coding sequence ATGATAAAGCCACCACAAAAAATGATCGATAGCTTCTTAGAATGGTACAAGAAGGATGTACATGCAGAAAACGAAGACTATTATCATGAGACGATCACTTTGGACTATCTTTCTGGGTTATCACGATCTGACTTTATTGATTTTTTTTACAACTTTGCTCATGAAGGCGGCCGTGTTCAAAGTGGTGGTTACAGGACAAGCAAACAATTCCGAGAAACAATAAATAGCCAATACGAACAGTTCCTTCCTTTCATATTGAGTCCATTTGAAGCAAAATTCGATGAGTTACAATGGCTTAATAGGATAGAAGATTTTAAATATTTCGGAAATGGCCTGGCTACAATCTATCTGAACCGTGTTGATAAGAAGCGTTTCCCTATTCTCAACAACAAGACAGCTAAAGCTCTGCAGCTGTTCGATATAAAACTTTCATCAAAAACTATTGAGCGATATCAGGATACTAAAGCTGCTCAGCAAAAGCTTATCGACTGGTTTCCAGAGCTTGAGAATTTTTTTCGAGTTGATTCGTTATGTCATTTTTTGGCTGGAGAAAAGGAAGGGAAAAAAATTGCGGACGAGCTGTTATCAAATTTAAGAAATACTCCTAATGATGATGAGAATTCCAAACATCCTGTCCAAAAGAAAGATTTCGGGACGTTACCCTCATTAAACACCATCCTTTACGGTCCACCCGGAACCGGGAAAACCTGGAAACTGCGCAAAGAATATATGGACCAATTTACCGACACCTCGGCCACGCTTTCTCAAGAGGAGTATGCAGCAAGACTGGTTTCTGATCTTGCCTGGTGGAAGGTTATCGCTATGGTAATGATGGATCTCAAGGAATCCAGGGTGAGTGAAATTATGGGCCATCCATTAATGCAGGCCCGCATAAAGAGATCCAGCAGCGCAAATCCAAGGGCAGCTATCTGGGCGCACATCCAGATGCATACAAAACAAGAATGTCAAAACGTCAAATACACCAAAAGATATGAACCCTTACTGTTCTGGAAGGGTGATAATTCAGTATGGTCAATCGACCTGGAGCTTGCTGAGGAGACTGTCCCTGATCTCAAAGAAAAACTGGAAGAGTTTAATTCATTCGAGCCGGGAAAGCCGACTAAGGTTGAACGCTATGATTTCACCACGTTTCATCAATCCTTCAGCTATGAGGATTTTGTTGAGGGCATCAAGCCGGTTATGCCTGCAGAAGATGCAACAGAAGAAATACCTGATAGTCTTACCTATGAGGTACGGCCAGGAATATTTAAAAAAATGGTCCAGTGGGCACAGGCCGATCCCGAGCATAATTATGCCCTGTTCATAGATGAAATCAACCGGGGAAATGTAGCCAGCATATTCGGCGAGCTGATTGCTTTGATCGAAGAAGATAAAAGGCAAGGGGCTGAGCATGAGTTAACCGCCACCCTGCCATATTCACAGACAAAGTTCGTGGTCCCCAAAAATCTTTACATAATAGGGGCTATGAACACGGCGGACCGCAGTGTTGAAGCCCTTGATACCGCCCTTCGCCGCCGGTTTACGTTTATCGCTGTTCAGCCTGAACCCGAAACCCTCCCAGCAGCAGGCGAGGTTGAAGGTCTAAATGTTGACCTGCGCAAGATGCTATACACAATCAATGCCAGAATACAGAAGCTGCTGGACAAGGACCACTGCATCGGACATTCCTATTTCCTGGGCGTCAGAAATTTTCAAGATCTGCAAGGGGTATTTGCCACCAAAATTCTACCCCTGCTTGAGGAATACTTCTATGGTGACCCGGCCAGAATCGGCATGGTCCTGGGAGAAAAGTTCGTATCGCGCAATTACGAGTCCATAAACTGGGCATCAGGCGATTGGGGACAGGAGGAATTTGATGAGCGCCATATCTTTGTTATCAAAGATCCCAGGAGCCTGAGCCAGGAAGATTTTCAGTCCATCTATGAATAA
- a CDS encoding IS630 family transposase, with amino-acid sequence MSKKTKLPKLVLTPEQRIKLETISNARAASLRDVQRAKVLLLYADGKPITHIQKQAGLSRPSIYKCIEKALAAGPEAGLKDYYHRPFDPVIDDAAKAWVVNLACTKPKDYGFAAELWTYQELARYTREHAPKEGHHCLANAAKATIWRILNEHDIKPHKIKYYLEKRDPDFEQKMNDVLVVYQEVNMQNDQGDIAVPSKTITVSVDEKPGVQALETIAPDLSPAPGRHQCTGRDYEYKRHGTVSILAGLDLHTGEIIAQVHDRHRSREFIELLKEIDSRYPKENTIRLVLDNHSSHISKETMKYLASLPNRFEYVHTPKHGSWLNLIESAFSKMARTFLRHIRVSSKEELKERILKGIAEMNSAPVIFRWKKFDLECS; translated from the coding sequence ATGAGTAAGAAGACCAAACTCCCAAAACTCGTTTTAACGCCTGAGCAACGCATAAAGCTTGAGACTATAAGCAATGCGCGAGCAGCTTCATTGCGAGATGTTCAACGGGCCAAAGTCCTTTTGCTTTATGCAGACGGAAAACCAATCACGCATATTCAAAAGCAGGCAGGCCTGAGCAGACCGTCTATTTATAAGTGCATAGAGAAAGCCTTGGCAGCAGGCCCGGAAGCTGGTCTCAAGGATTATTATCACAGGCCATTTGATCCTGTTATAGATGATGCAGCAAAAGCCTGGGTTGTTAATCTGGCCTGTACTAAACCCAAAGATTACGGCTTTGCTGCTGAGCTTTGGACCTATCAGGAGCTTGCCAGATACACACGTGAGCATGCTCCCAAGGAAGGACACCATTGCCTGGCAAACGCTGCAAAAGCCACCATTTGGCGTATTCTCAATGAACACGATATAAAACCGCATAAAATCAAGTACTATCTTGAAAAGAGAGATCCTGATTTCGAGCAAAAAATGAATGATGTCCTGGTTGTTTACCAAGAAGTTAACATGCAAAATGATCAAGGCGATATTGCTGTGCCTTCTAAAACAATAACAGTTTCAGTGGACGAAAAACCGGGCGTGCAAGCCTTGGAAACCATTGCGCCGGATCTATCGCCTGCACCTGGACGACATCAGTGCACTGGCCGGGATTATGAATATAAGAGGCATGGCACAGTCTCTATCCTTGCTGGCCTTGATCTGCATACTGGAGAAATTATTGCTCAAGTTCATGATCGACATCGCAGCAGAGAATTTATTGAGCTTTTGAAGGAAATAGACTCCAGGTATCCGAAAGAGAACACTATCCGTCTTGTTTTGGATAATCATTCGTCCCATATTTCAAAGGAAACCATGAAATACCTTGCTTCCCTGCCCAACAGATTTGAGTATGTCCATACTCCAAAGCACGGCTCTTGGTTAAACCTGATTGAGTCTGCATTTTCAAAGATGGCCCGTACTTTTTTGCGACACATTCGGGTTTCATCCAAGGAGGAACTCAAGGAGCGAATCCTTAAGGGCATAGCAGAGATGAACTCTGCTCCGGTAATCTTCCGTTGGAAAAAATTTGATCTTGAATGTTCTTAA
- the tnpC gene encoding IS66 family transposase, with product MDINNLPDDKDALKDIVADYHQQLIYLQEKLNFLQKAIYGSKSDKKPKCGSKETWPMMPGLVEMETEVETPQEKTITIPEHSRKKRGRKPIPKDLPRKDIIHDLSGEEKICPCGVELSPIGQEVSEKLDYIPARLIVNRYIRLKYACKNCEGAEDDQGAVKIAPMPEQLIPQGIVTPGLMAHIITAKFVDGLPFYRQCKQLLRLGIDISRSTMVSWAMHAARVCEPFLDLFKKEIMLGFQVGIDETPVQVLDEPGRSNTSKSYMWVFLGGHPENPTVLYDYHPTRSGLALDFLQDYQGYIQSDGYAVYNDLGDKPGIFHVGCLAHVRRKFMDVVKLSKKQKHKGGTAQEILNLIAKLYILEQSFETRKLKPDRIQEERQEKSIPILNQIKTLLDERSKTTPDKSKLGTAINYALNQWDRVVRYTLDGRLRPDNNLVENAIRPFALGRKNWLFAGHPNGAKAGAMYFSLVETAKKNGLEPYAYLRHLFENLPLAKTEQDLKALMPQYIDPEVLPSPTAC from the coding sequence ATGGACATCAACAACTTGCCAGATGATAAGGATGCGCTCAAAGATATCGTTGCTGACTACCACCAGCAACTTATCTACCTGCAGGAGAAACTGAACTTCCTGCAAAAAGCCATCTATGGGTCCAAATCCGATAAAAAACCCAAATGCGGCTCCAAAGAGACCTGGCCCATGATGCCTGGCCTTGTTGAGATGGAAACCGAGGTGGAAACGCCCCAGGAAAAAACCATCACCATACCTGAACATTCCCGTAAGAAACGTGGCCGCAAGCCCATCCCCAAGGATCTTCCCAGAAAGGATATAATCCATGACCTCTCTGGGGAGGAAAAGATATGCCCCTGCGGAGTCGAGCTAAGCCCGATAGGTCAGGAAGTAAGCGAAAAACTGGATTATATCCCTGCCAGGCTGATTGTTAATCGCTACATCCGTCTCAAATACGCCTGCAAAAACTGCGAGGGAGCCGAAGATGATCAGGGTGCAGTCAAAATAGCTCCCATGCCGGAACAGCTGATCCCCCAGGGCATAGTGACTCCAGGTCTTATGGCTCATATCATCACAGCCAAGTTTGTGGACGGCCTACCCTTTTATCGCCAGTGCAAGCAGCTTTTAAGGCTGGGCATTGATATCTCCCGTTCCACCATGGTCTCCTGGGCCATGCATGCGGCCAGGGTCTGCGAGCCTTTCCTGGATCTGTTCAAAAAGGAGATCATGCTCGGATTCCAGGTGGGCATAGACGAGACCCCGGTACAGGTACTTGATGAACCGGGCCGGTCCAACACTTCCAAGTCATATATGTGGGTTTTCCTTGGCGGCCATCCTGAAAATCCCACTGTCCTTTATGATTATCATCCCACGCGAAGCGGTCTGGCCCTGGATTTCCTCCAGGACTATCAAGGTTATATTCAAAGTGACGGCTATGCAGTCTACAACGACCTGGGCGACAAGCCGGGCATATTCCATGTAGGATGCCTGGCCCATGTCCGGCGCAAGTTTATGGATGTGGTCAAACTCTCCAAGAAACAAAAGCACAAGGGCGGAACCGCCCAGGAAATCCTGAACCTTATCGCCAAGCTATATATCCTGGAACAGTCCTTTGAAACCAGAAAGCTAAAGCCCGACCGGATACAGGAAGAACGTCAGGAAAAAAGTATACCCATACTAAACCAGATAAAAACTCTGCTGGACGAAAGAAGTAAAACCACCCCGGACAAAAGCAAACTGGGCACGGCCATAAATTATGCCCTGAACCAGTGGGACAGAGTGGTGCGCTATACACTGGATGGCCGGCTGCGGCCTGACAATAATCTGGTGGAAAACGCCATCAGACCCTTCGCCCTGGGACGCAAGAACTGGCTTTTTGCCGGACATCCCAATGGAGCCAAGGCAGGCGCTATGTACTTCTCCCTGGTGGAGACAGCCAAAAAGAACGGCCTGGAGCCTTACGCATACTTACGCCACCTGTTTGAAAACTTGCCCCTGGCCAAGACCGAGCAGGATCTGAAGGCCCTTATGCCTCAGTACATAGATCCGGAAGTCCTGCCTTCCCCCACTGCCTGCTGA
- a CDS encoding topoisomerase DNA-binding C4 zinc finger domain-containing protein encodes MQEALREKQNSIVCSRCGSEMVLRRSKKGGDQGSQFWGCSRYPRCRGTVNIA; translated from the coding sequence GTGCAGGAAGCGCTCAGGGAAAAACAAAACAGCATCGTCTGTTCCAGGTGCGGCAGTGAAATGGTCCTGCGCCGGTCCAAAAAGGGCGGCGACCAGGGTAGCCAGTTCTGGGGATGCTCCAGATACCCCCGGTGCAGGGGCACAGTGAACATTGCCTGA
- a CDS encoding type II toxin-antitoxin system HicB family antitoxin, whose protein sequence is MIELPYSLVIEATEEPDYFGFYSPDLEGFSGIGHSVEDCLFKAKWGMQEHVELLKQEGLPVPPNNSDPRIIIQNEKKLAVA, encoded by the coding sequence ATGATTGAATTGCCGTATTCATTGGTAATCGAAGCAACCGAGGAGCCTGATTATTTCGGATTTTATTCCCCGGACCTGGAGGGTTTTTCAGGCATAGGGCATTCTGTGGAAGATTGTTTGTTCAAGGCCAAGTGGGGTATGCAGGAACATGTCGAACTGCTTAAGCAGGAAGGTCTTCCTGTTCCTCCTAATAATTCAGATCCCAGGATCATCATTCAGAATGAAAAAAAGCTGGCAGTTGCCTGA
- the tnpA gene encoding IS66 family insertion sequence element accessory protein TnpA produces the protein MQTKSQKYTPEERAGFWSAHINKWRQGSLTKAEYCRRAELSKHAFYYWCKKLGHTNSRKTQEENAIVPVPLKVVQEKTHTPLRLMVNSYQVDIPGDFQQEVLAKLVRTLEEIT, from the coding sequence ATGCAAACCAAGTCACAGAAGTACACGCCTGAGGAGCGGGCCGGATTCTGGTCCGCGCATATCAACAAGTGGAGGCAGGGCAGCCTGACCAAGGCCGAATACTGCCGCAGGGCAGAACTGTCCAAGCATGCCTTCTATTACTGGTGCAAAAAGCTTGGGCACACCAATTCCAGGAAAACCCAGGAGGAAAATGCCATCGTGCCGGTGCCCCTGAAGGTTGTCCAGGAGAAAACCCATACGCCTCTGCGCCTGATGGTCAATAGTTACCAAGTGGATATCCCGGGTGATTTCCAGCAGGAAGTACTGGCCAAGCTTGTCCGTACTCTGGAGGAGATCACGTGA
- a CDS encoding type II toxin-antitoxin system HicA family toxin, whose protein sequence is MKFIELVRLLEQKGFKIIIEKGSIRYYGKPGWDKLIRIDYHGSKEVPTGTCHQILKAAGIKKP, encoded by the coding sequence GTGAAATTTATTGAGCTTGTCAGATTGCTTGAGCAAAAAGGGTTCAAGATCATTATAGAAAAGGGATCAATAAGGTATTATGGCAAACCTGGATGGGATAAATTGATACGAATTGATTATCATGGCTCGAAAGAAGTGCCTACGGGCACGTGTCACCAAATCCTTAAAGCAGCAGGAATAAAGAAGCCATAA
- a CDS encoding topoisomerase DNA-binding C4 zinc finger domain-containing protein translates to MHKIDHPSFKAHNKHARHMQAAVREKQNSIACPMCGSEMVLRRSKKGGDQNTQFWGCSRYPRCRGTVNIA, encoded by the coding sequence TTGCATAAGATTGACCATCCTTCTTTCAAGGCTCACAATAAGCATGCCAGGCATATGCAGGCAGCGGTCAGGGAAAAACAAAACAGCATTGCCTGTCCCATGTGCGGCAGTGAAATGGTCCTGCGCCGGTCCAAGAAGGGCGGCGACCAGAACACTCAGTTCTGGGGATGCTCCAGATACCCCCGGTGCAGGGGCACAGTCAACATCGCCTGA
- a CDS encoding type II toxin-antitoxin system RelE/ParE family toxin has protein sequence MEVRKTEVYVKWLDGLRDIRARARVLARVERLAAGNPGDAAPVGEGVSELRINYGPGYRVYYKQQGRELVILLAGGDKSSQSRDIKTAQRLARNL, from the coding sequence ATGGAAGTTCGCAAGACGGAGGTCTATGTCAAGTGGCTTGATGGGTTGCGCGATATTCGTGCGCGGGCCCGAGTTCTGGCGAGAGTCGAGCGCTTGGCAGCAGGGAACCCAGGAGACGCCGCGCCCGTGGGTGAGGGAGTCTCTGAGTTGCGAATCAACTATGGCCCGGGTTACCGGGTGTACTACAAACAGCAGGGACGCGAGTTAGTGATCCTGTTGGCTGGTGGTGACAAAAGCAGCCAGTCAAGAGACATCAAGACCGCTCAACGCCTTGCCCGTAATCTGTAG
- a CDS encoding BrnA antitoxin family protein, with the protein MKKEYDFSKMKSRRNPYASKLKRQVTIRMSDDVVEYFKQLSEETGIPYQSLINLYLRDCMAHGRKPDLSWH; encoded by the coding sequence ATGAAGAAAGAGTACGATTTTTCGAAAATGAAGTCGCGCCGTAACCCGTACGCTTCGAAATTAAAGCGACAGGTGACGATTCGTATGAGTGACGATGTTGTGGAGTATTTCAAGCAGCTTTCGGAAGAAACGGGGATTCCCTATCAGAGTTTGATCAATCTCTATTTGCGCGACTGTATGGCCCACGGGAGGAAACCGGATTTGTCATGGCACTAG
- a CDS encoding transcriptional regulator has protein sequence MIFIETTIFTKLLPKYLNDDEYRALQWYLLVYPDAGDIVRGSGGVRKIRWAPKGKGKSGGIRFMYYWKKSVEEIWLLTLYSKSERATIPGDVLKKIAEEIENE, from the coding sequence ATGATATTCATTGAGACAACCATATTCACAAAATTGCTTCCTAAATATTTAAACGATGATGAATATCGGGCACTCCAATGGTATCTGCTTGTTTATCCTGACGCCGGCGATATCGTTCGTGGAAGCGGTGGAGTTCGCAAGATTAGATGGGCTCCGAAAGGCAAAGGGAAAAGCGGTGGGATAAGGTTTATGTATTATTGGAAAAAATCAGTTGAGGAAATCTGGCTGCTTACGCTCTACTCCAAGAGTGAAAGAGCAACAATTCCCGGTGATGTTTTAAAAAAGATTGCGGAGGAAATTGAAAATGAGTGA
- a CDS encoding McrC family protein: MNKLVQVFEHSQLPVGDKLKEVHFRRLVKYNERHGNVFFAVGHNRIYFRNYVGVIQVGSLTIEILPKADNSLNNDQTTRDKWQRALVEMIRRSGLIRLTSLTDAMLSTHSARLLDIFFRSFLSEVEQLAHHGLVRKYRKNQDNLTTLKGRLLFQKQITLNLVRRERFYTEHVHYERNNPFNQILGTALDILILTSSNPHLSAQARNLALSFEDIDRINAAEVTFSRLNYTRNTERYRRAIQLARLIILNYCPDVRSGGEDVLAILFDMNNLFERYVYAQLKRAEAMNSEQNVSFRAQVQQPFWRTERIRKHIRPDIIAEIGQGYDQKRVVIDTKWKIPRDGKPADTDLHQMYAYNVHFGAKQSLLLYPRTSSTCDIQGCFEQPVHFSDIGENSCGMCFVELFDQDDKLLGEKTGNMIIDRLRQI; the protein is encoded by the coding sequence ATGAATAAGCTTGTCCAGGTTTTTGAGCATTCACAGCTTCCAGTGGGTGATAAACTCAAGGAAGTTCATTTTCGCCGGCTGGTAAAGTATAACGAACGTCACGGAAACGTTTTCTTTGCAGTCGGTCACAACCGCATATATTTTCGAAATTATGTGGGCGTGATCCAGGTGGGCAGCCTGACCATTGAGATCCTGCCCAAAGCGGACAACTCTCTGAATAACGATCAAACAACCAGAGACAAATGGCAACGCGCCCTGGTTGAGATGATTCGCAGATCAGGGCTGATCAGGCTGACTTCGCTTACCGATGCAATGCTTAGCACCCATTCGGCCAGGCTGCTGGACATTTTTTTCAGATCTTTTCTTTCAGAGGTCGAACAATTAGCTCATCACGGTCTGGTTCGCAAGTACAGGAAAAACCAGGACAACCTGACCACCCTAAAAGGCAGGCTGCTGTTCCAGAAACAGATAACCCTGAACCTGGTCCGCCGTGAGAGATTCTATACCGAGCACGTCCATTATGAACGGAACAATCCATTCAATCAAATCCTTGGCACAGCCCTGGACATTCTCATCCTGACCAGTTCCAACCCTCATCTGTCAGCCCAGGCCCGAAACTTGGCCCTGTCCTTTGAAGACATCGACAGGATCAACGCTGCAGAAGTTACTTTCTCTCGGCTTAATTATACGAGGAACACTGAACGCTACCGCCGCGCAATCCAGCTGGCCAGGCTGATCATTCTGAATTACTGTCCCGATGTTCGCAGCGGCGGCGAGGATGTGCTGGCCATTCTCTTTGATATGAACAATCTTTTTGAACGTTACGTATATGCCCAGCTCAAGCGGGCTGAAGCAATGAATTCAGAACAAAACGTTTCCTTCAGAGCTCAGGTTCAGCAACCTTTCTGGAGGACTGAAAGGATTCGAAAACATATCAGACCTGACATAATTGCTGAAATAGGCCAGGGATATGACCAGAAGCGGGTGGTCATTGATACCAAATGGAAAATTCCCAGGGACGGGAAGCCTGCAGATACCGACCTGCATCAAATGTATGCCTACAACGTCCATTTTGGGGCAAAACAGAGCTTGCTGCTCTATCCCAGAACATCCAGTACCTGTGATATTCAGGGTTGTTTTGAACAACCGGTCCATTTTTCTGACATTGGAGAAAATTCCTGCGGCATGTGTTTTGTGGAACTCTTTGACCAGGATGACAAACTGCTCGGGGAAAAGACGGGGAACATGATCATTGACCGTTTGCGGCAGATCTGA
- a CDS encoding addiction module antidote protein, whose translation MKKTVTSRYDVAEHLRTPEEMAAYLEACMEEAEGDAAFIAKALGDIARARGMSQVARDAGVSRESLYKALSGERTPGFDTVLKVMAALGLKLHAEVVHIPNHAQAHKDNVEQKTEDAHDAGK comes from the coding sequence ATGAAAAAGACAGTTACGTCCCGCTACGATGTTGCTGAACATCTCCGTACGCCTGAAGAAATGGCTGCATACCTGGAAGCTTGTATGGAAGAGGCAGAAGGTGACGCCGCATTCATAGCAAAGGCTCTTGGCGATATTGCCCGTGCGCGAGGTATGTCGCAAGTAGCACGCGATGCAGGTGTGTCACGTGAAAGCCTATACAAGGCGCTTTCTGGTGAGCGAACTCCAGGGTTTGACACTGTCCTGAAGGTCATGGCAGCGCTGGGCTTGAAGCTGCATGCTGAAGTGGTGCATATCCCAAACCATGCCCAAGCCCATAAGGATAACGTGGAACAGAAAACCGAGGATGCTCACGATGCCGGCAAATAA
- a CDS encoding transposase — MPRPIRFFIPGHVWHITHRCHGREFFLDFSTYRKFWVKWLYEGTNRYEVPVLNFTVTSNHVHVLVLSPKDMKAIPLLMQLVAGRVGQVYNKRKNRKGAFWESRYQATAVQTDEHLARCFMYIDLHPVKCRKAPPALAGFHTGKYG, encoded by the coding sequence ATGCCACGACCGATCAGATTCTTTATCCCCGGCCATGTCTGGCATATAACTCATCGTTGCCATGGTAGAGAATTTTTTCTTGATTTCTCGACGTATCGCAAGTTTTGGGTGAAATGGCTATATGAAGGCACAAATCGCTATGAAGTTCCAGTATTGAATTTTACGGTTACATCAAACCATGTCCACGTTTTGGTTTTATCTCCAAAGGACATGAAAGCCATCCCCCTATTGATGCAGCTTGTGGCTGGGAGGGTCGGTCAAGTGTACAACAAACGCAAGAACCGAAAAGGAGCTTTCTGGGAAAGTAGATACCAGGCCACAGCGGTTCAGACCGATGAACACCTGGCCCGGTGTTTTATGTATATTGATCTTCACCCGGTGAAATGTCGCAAGGCGCCCCCTGCTCTGGCAGGATTTCACACGGGTAAATATGGTTAG
- a CDS encoding ORF6N domain-containing protein: MDEIIPVENITSLIYQIRGYKVMLDKDLAELYGVETKRLKEQVRRNMERFPEDFMFELSQDEHENLRSQFATSSWGGTRYVPMAFTEHGVLMLSSVLKSDKAIQVNIQIMRAFTRLRQLVLDSS; encoded by the coding sequence ATGGATGAAATTATTCCCGTAGAGAACATCACCAGTCTGATCTATCAGATAAGAGGCTATAAAGTTATGCTGGATAAGGATCTGGCTGAGCTTTACGGGGTTGAAACCAAGAGATTGAAAGAACAGGTAAGAAGGAATATGGAAAGATTTCCTGAAGATTTTATGTTCGAGCTGTCCCAGGATGAACACGAAAACTTGAGGTCGCAATTTGCGACCTCAAGTTGGGGTGGAACGAGATACGTACCCATGGCCTTTACAGAGCATGGTGTTCTAATGCTTTCATCTGTTCTAAAAAGTGACAAAGCAATACAAGTCAACATCCAGATTATGAGAGCGTTTACAAGACTCAGGCAGCTTGTGCTGGATAGTTCGTAA
- a CDS encoding helix-turn-helix domain-containing protein, which yields MSDRNIGQEILEGIKEVKRFKKGDVELKAWHLNEPSPAKTIRKKLKLSQSAFASLMGVSPRTIQDWEQGRRRPQGPAKSLLRIAEQHPEIFIEIR from the coding sequence ATGAGTGATCGAAATATCGGTCAAGAAATACTGGAAGGAATAAAAGAGGTTAAGCGATTCAAAAAGGGTGACGTTGAATTAAAGGCTTGGCATTTGAATGAACCTTCTCCTGCAAAAACCATTAGAAAGAAGCTGAAATTATCACAGTCTGCTTTTGCCAGCTTAATGGGTGTTAGCCCTCGCACCATTCAAGATTGGGAGCAAGGGAGGAGAAGACCTCAAGGACCGGCAAAATCCCTCTTACGTATTGCTGAGCAACACCCTGAAATATTCATTGAAATAAGATAA
- the tnpB gene encoding IS66 family insertion sequence element accessory protein TnpB (TnpB, as the term is used for proteins encoded by IS66 family insertion elements, is considered an accessory protein, since TnpC, encoded by a neighboring gene, is a DDE family transposase.), translating to MIAVSQAKVYLVTGHTDMRKAIDGLSIMVQAQLEHDPFSGHLFVFCNRQRTIIKILYWDTNGFCLWQKRLEKQSFKWPASKQEVMELDARQLVWLLDGLDPVQVRGHKELKFSTLF from the coding sequence GTGATCGCGGTAAGTCAGGCCAAGGTGTATCTGGTCACCGGACATACCGACATGCGCAAGGCCATAGACGGGTTGTCCATCATGGTCCAGGCTCAGCTGGAGCATGACCCCTTTTCCGGTCATCTGTTTGTCTTCTGCAACAGGCAGCGAACCATCATCAAGATCCTGTACTGGGACACAAACGGTTTTTGCCTGTGGCAAAAGCGCCTGGAGAAGCAAAGCTTCAAGTGGCCTGCATCAAAGCAGGAAGTTATGGAGCTTGATGCGAGGCAGCTTGTTTGGCTTTTAGACGGTCTGGACCCTGTGCAGGTCAGGGGGCACAAAGAGTTAAAATTTTCCACATTATTTTAG